The Brasilonema sennae CENA114 genome includes a region encoding these proteins:
- a CDS encoding energy-coupling factor ABC transporter substrate-binding protein, whose translation MTKQNKKWNNWLLVLAVVVLAAAPVVFIKGAEFSGSDDQAESAIKEIQPEYKPWLKSLIELPSGEVESLMFSVQAAIGAGVIGYVIGLYKGRSEQSKKPNENSD comes from the coding sequence ATGACAAAGCAAAATAAAAAATGGAATAACTGGCTATTGGTGTTAGCAGTAGTGGTATTAGCAGCAGCACCAGTAGTCTTTATTAAAGGTGCAGAATTTAGTGGTTCTGATGACCAAGCCGAATCGGCTATTAAAGAGATACAGCCCGAATATAAACCTTGGTTGAAATCATTAATTGAGTTGCCCAGTGGGGAAGTTGAAAGCCTCATGTTTAGCGTGCAAGCAGCAATAGGTGCTGGTGTGATTGGCTATGTAATTGGGTTATACAAGGGGCGTTCTGAACAAAGCAAAAAACCAAATGAGAATTCAGATTGA
- a CDS encoding transposase family protein, whose translation MVQNVTLTDFFAMNIRLTDLLNLPGVAVESCHFSQDSVSFQLRVLTKGTYCPHCRNYTEELHQTRPILVRDVPVESKEVYLKLPRRQFYCRVCQRYITERLQFIDWRRRYTQRYEEKIYSQVNRCNIEQISQQQHLRIEQVKNIFNHISQKRNKQHLEFSQKSYCYER comes from the coding sequence ATGGTGCAAAATGTAACATTAACTGACTTTTTTGCGATGAACATACGTCTCACAGATTTACTAAATTTACCTGGTGTAGCAGTAGAATCTTGTCATTTTTCTCAAGATTCAGTATCTTTTCAATTAAGGGTTTTAACCAAAGGTACATACTGCCCACATTGTCGTAATTACACAGAAGAATTACATCAAACTAGACCAATTTTAGTTAGAGATGTACCAGTAGAGAGTAAAGAAGTTTACCTCAAGTTACCACGTCGTCAATTTTATTGTAGAGTGTGTCAGCGATACATCACTGAGCGATTGCAGTTTATCGATTGGCGAAGGAGGTACACACAAAGGTACGAGGAAAAGATTTATTCCCAAGTAAATCGTTGTAATATTGAGCAAATTAGCCAACAGCAACACCTTCGTATTGAGCAAGTCAAGAACATTTTTAACCACATTAGTCAAAAGCGAAACAAACAGCATCTTGAATTCAGTCAAAAGAGCTATTGCTATGAAAGGTAG
- a CDS encoding energy-coupling factor ABC transporter permease — translation MHIPDGFVSLPVAAATGLVSVVGLGIGMGRSQDAFGIRRAPVLGLTTAFIFAAQMINFPVAGGTSGHLLGGTLAAIILGSPWAGMLCIATVLIIQAVLFADGGITALGANIFNMGVIGVWVGWSLTQTLQRLFGGYKGRLPLAAGIAAGISVVVAAIACAIELALSGTAPVNIVLPAMTGVHILIGIGEGLITGGVLTYLMTARPDLLPGNQQEFKGWVVPVVSILLIAGVLSLLASAWPDGLEKVAENLGFIKLGENVRVSIPTPFADYTVNGNEGIGTSIAGIIGSIVCFGVAFGIAKLVRPNNA, via the coding sequence ATGCATATTCCTGATGGGTTTGTATCTCTCCCAGTAGCCGCAGCTACTGGGTTAGTAAGTGTGGTGGGGCTAGGAATAGGTATGGGGCGATCCCAAGACGCTTTTGGTATCCGTCGCGCACCTGTTCTTGGTTTAACCACCGCGTTTATTTTTGCCGCGCAGATGATTAATTTTCCTGTCGCAGGTGGCACAAGTGGTCACTTATTGGGAGGCACCTTGGCGGCTATTATTTTGGGTAGCCCTTGGGCTGGTATGTTGTGCATTGCTACGGTTTTAATTATTCAAGCTGTTCTATTTGCTGATGGTGGGATCACAGCCTTGGGAGCAAATATCTTTAACATGGGTGTGATTGGAGTTTGGGTTGGCTGGAGTTTAACCCAAACTTTACAGCGGTTGTTTGGAGGATATAAAGGGCGTTTACCTTTAGCTGCTGGTATTGCAGCTGGCATTAGTGTCGTGGTTGCTGCGATCGCTTGTGCTATAGAGTTAGCCCTTTCTGGAACTGCACCAGTCAATATAGTTTTACCAGCGATGACTGGGGTACATATCCTCATTGGCATTGGTGAAGGATTGATTACTGGAGGTGTGTTAACTTACTTGATGACAGCACGACCAGACCTTTTGCCTGGAAACCAGCAGGAATTTAAAGGGTGGGTGGTACCTGTTGTTAGTATTCTTTTGATAGCAGGTGTGCTTTCACTGCTAGCCTCCGCATGGCCAGATGGTTTAGAAAAAGTTGCTGAAAATTTGGGTTTCATTAAGTTAGGCGAAAATGTACGAGTGTCAATCCCCACGCCATTTGCTGACTACACTGTTAATGGTAATGAAGGTATAGGAACGAGTATTGCTGGAATTATCGGGTCTATTGTTTGTTTTGGGGTAGCCTTTGGTATTGCAAAATTGGTTAGACCGAATAATGCTTAG
- a CDS encoding energy-coupling factor transporter transmembrane component T family protein yields MLRISLPLRLQLSLVIVVGCAFLKPNAWYWLGAYGAIALLWACLLRVPIRKLTGLLGAELIFLSLLALPLGWERASFLLVRSLICLITMNSFLLTLPPHSFGIALKSLPLPRVLKENLLLAGQYIEILVGEVTRMQRSAQLRGLNGPAGWLRYASAAMIGTLYLRSLERAERVYAAMEVRGYNGQLPTDGTLRPKERFAVAMMCAIALCLTVASYTNFGF; encoded by the coding sequence ATGCTTAGAATTTCTTTACCGTTACGCTTGCAGCTATCGTTAGTCATTGTCGTGGGGTGTGCTTTTCTTAAGCCCAATGCTTGGTACTGGCTGGGTGCGTATGGGGCGATCGCACTGTTATGGGCTTGTCTACTACGTGTACCCATTCGTAAACTCACAGGCTTACTCGGTGCAGAACTGATTTTTCTCTCGTTACTAGCGTTACCCTTAGGATGGGAGCGAGCTAGTTTTTTGCTGGTTCGTTCCCTAATTTGTCTCATAACGATGAACAGCTTTTTGTTAACTTTGCCACCTCACAGTTTTGGCATCGCCCTCAAAAGCTTACCCCTACCGAGAGTATTAAAAGAAAACTTATTGTTAGCTGGGCAATACATAGAAATTTTGGTTGGAGAAGTGACGCGAATGCAGCGTAGTGCTCAATTACGCGGTTTGAACGGTCCTGCTGGGTGGTTGCGCTACGCCAGTGCAGCTATGATCGGAACATTGTATCTCCGCAGTTTGGAACGAGCAGAAAGAGTCTACGCAGCAATGGAAGTTCGTGGTTACAACGGACAGCTACCAACAGATGGGACATTAAGACCAAAAGAGCGTTTTGCAGTGGCGATGATGTGTGCCATTGCTCTTTGTTTGACTGTGGCTTCCTA
- a CDS encoding energy-coupling factor ABC transporter ATP-binding protein, protein MQEWLLEFEQVHYTYPGAQQSALNGLSVRIPARKRCALIGQNGCGKSTLFLLANGLYKPDKGTISWQGKRLQYNRDYLTTLRQKVGLIFQDPEQQLVASTVEEDISYGLCNLQLPEAEIQQRVEQALVEFGLTELAQRPVHHLSLGQKKRVSIADVMVLRPELLLLDEPTAYLDRLHTRNLMATLRKIHASGTTILMATHDLDLVYRWADWILVMDKGRLILEGKPQDVFTQREILEELQLGVPLIYEMLFADGVAEEGPVLERLRQRILNLFRYF, encoded by the coding sequence ATGCAGGAATGGTTACTCGAATTTGAGCAGGTACATTATACTTACCCAGGTGCACAACAGTCGGCTCTGAATGGTCTGAGTGTACGAATTCCTGCTCGTAAAAGATGTGCATTAATTGGTCAAAACGGATGTGGTAAAAGCACATTATTTTTGTTAGCTAATGGTCTATACAAGCCTGACAAAGGAACTATCTCATGGCAAGGTAAACGATTGCAATATAATCGTGACTACCTGACGACTTTACGCCAAAAAGTCGGGTTAATTTTTCAAGATCCAGAACAACAACTGGTAGCCTCTACTGTTGAAGAAGATATTTCTTATGGGTTGTGTAATTTGCAGTTACCAGAAGCAGAAATTCAACAGCGAGTCGAGCAAGCTTTAGTAGAATTTGGATTAACTGAACTTGCTCAAAGACCAGTACATCATCTCAGTTTAGGACAAAAAAAACGAGTTTCAATAGCAGATGTGATGGTGCTACGACCAGAACTCTTATTGCTAGATGAACCCACCGCTTATCTGGATAGATTACACACGCGTAACTTGATGGCAACCTTGAGAAAAATTCACGCATCTGGAACAACAATCTTGATGGCAACCCATGATCTTGATTTAGTTTATCGCTGGGCTGATTGGATATTAGTTATGGATAAAGGAAGACTCATTTTGGAAGGTAAACCGCAAGATGTGTTTACTCAACGCGAAATTTTAGAAGAGTTACAGTTAGGAGTGCCATTGATATATGAAATGTTATTTGCAGATGGAGTTGCCGAAGAAGGACCTGTTTTGGAACGATTGCGACAACGGATCTTGAATTTATTTCGTTATTTTTAA
- a CDS encoding multicopper oxidase domain-containing protein gives MPNNSVLEQEKLLSRRNLLMLGLAGTGVAGAALWQILNSRSLSRVKVPPMETQTTSDLATPSKMVREFDYGTLKRENGRVVREFRLTAGTSPIQLNSAVSFNIWDLNGRIPGPTLRAKQGDRVRVLFFNQAGHSHSLHFHGVHPSEMDGVRPVRHGTAVIYEFDAEPYGVHLYHCHIEPVTRHVAKGLYGMFIVDPPSPRPPADEIVLIMAGYDVNDDNRNEYYAFNGLPNYYKDNPIRIYQNQLIRLYVLNIIEFDPAVTFHLHANFFKVFPTGMTLKPSHESDVITMGTAERHILEFSFRYPGMYMFHPHQDAIAAEGCMGMFDVISDSDKKMTA, from the coding sequence ATGCCTAACAATTCTGTTTTAGAGCAAGAAAAACTATTGAGTCGTCGTAATCTGTTGATGCTGGGCTTAGCAGGTACTGGTGTGGCTGGTGCGGCTTTATGGCAAATACTGAATTCCCGATCTCTATCACGGGTAAAAGTGCCGCCTATGGAGACACAGACAACTTCTGATTTAGCTACCCCCTCGAAGATGGTACGAGAATTTGATTATGGTACGCTGAAGCGAGAAAATGGACGTGTCGTTCGAGAATTTCGATTAACTGCTGGTACTTCCCCGATTCAGCTCAATAGTGCTGTTTCTTTCAACATTTGGGATTTAAATGGTCGCATACCAGGACCAACGCTTAGGGCAAAACAGGGCGATCGCGTGCGGGTGTTGTTCTTCAACCAGGCAGGACATTCCCACTCTCTACATTTTCATGGCGTTCACCCCTCAGAGATGGATGGCGTTCGTCCAGTTCGCCACGGTACAGCAGTTATCTATGAATTTGATGCAGAACCCTATGGCGTTCATTTGTACCACTGTCACATCGAACCAGTGACTCGTCATGTTGCCAAGGGGTTATACGGAATGTTTATCGTCGATCCGCCGAGTCCACGTCCCCCAGCAGATGAGATAGTCCTGATTATGGCTGGGTATGATGTGAACGATGATAACCGTAATGAATATTACGCCTTTAATGGTCTGCCTAACTACTATAAGGATAATCCTATTCGGATTTACCAAAATCAGTTGATTCGACTGTACGTGCTTAACATCATTGAATTCGATCCAGCAGTAACGTTTCACCTACACGCCAACTTTTTTAAGGTCTTTCCTACGGGAATGACTTTAAAACCGTCTCATGAAAGTGATGTGATCACAATGGGGACAGCCGAACGCCACATCTTGGAATTTTCCTTTCGCTATCCAGGTATGTATATGTTTCATCCACATCAGGATGCGATCGCAGCAGAGGGTTGTATGGGTATGTTTGACGTTATCAGCGACAGTGATAAAAAAATGACAGCCTAA
- a CDS encoding energy-coupling factor ABC transporter permease gives MLKTIPKSKGRVRLVSLILMAVVSFYLIVCLPKPAYAMHIMEGFLPPGWAIFWWVVALPFFILGLRSLTRITKATPELKLLLALAGAFTFVLSALKMPSVTGSCSHPTGTGLGAVLFGPLAMSVLGSLVLLFQALLLAHGGLTTLGANAFSMAIVGPFVAFWLYRLVMQSGKQRLAIFIASAVADLTTYIVTSVQLALAFPAATGGFMASFIKFAGIFAVTQVPLAISEGLLTVLVWNWLSNYGHQELEMLNLMKPKTE, from the coding sequence ATGTTGAAAACTATTCCCAAGTCAAAAGGCAGAGTAAGGTTAGTCAGTCTCATCTTGATGGCAGTGGTAAGTTTTTATTTGATTGTGTGCTTACCTAAACCAGCCTACGCGATGCACATTATGGAAGGTTTTTTACCACCAGGCTGGGCAATTTTTTGGTGGGTTGTGGCATTACCGTTTTTTATTTTGGGATTGCGATCGCTGACTCGCATCACCAAAGCCACTCCTGAACTCAAACTACTTTTAGCATTGGCAGGAGCGTTTACTTTTGTGCTGTCAGCATTGAAAATGCCTTCAGTAACAGGAAGTTGTTCCCATCCAACAGGCACAGGATTAGGAGCAGTGCTATTTGGACCTTTAGCCATGTCGGTACTTGGTAGTTTGGTATTGCTATTTCAAGCACTATTGTTAGCACATGGCGGGTTGACAACACTGGGAGCTAATGCTTTTTCAATGGCAATTGTCGGACCATTTGTTGCCTTCTGGCTCTACCGCTTGGTTATGCAAAGTGGTAAACAAAGATTAGCGATATTTATAGCATCTGCTGTTGCAGATTTGACAACTTATATTGTCACTTCTGTGCAACTGGCTCTTGCTTTCCCCGCAGCTACGGGTGGTTTCATGGCATCATTTATAAAATTTGCAGGAATTTTTGCCGTCACACAAGTACCCTTGGCAATTAGTGAAGGATTGTTAACAGTCTTGGTTTGGAATTGGCTTTCTAACTATGGACATCAAGAACTAGAAATGTTAAACCTCATGAAACCAAAGACCGAATAG
- the cbiQ gene encoding cobalt ECF transporter T component CbiQ, which yields MRIQIDTLAYTNRLRWLPPEQKLVFATVLLLITAFAHPFIQVLIAVWISFWTVMYAGIPAKTYLKLVYVATLFWLTSLPALVINGVDLYHIHLVPKDSLGGLTFGSYYIYISHQGIEQGLTILTRAIASLSCLYFVMLTIPFSELLQTLRRIGVPVLITELLLLMYRFIFVLLNTTAELWTAQQSRGGYRTFRIGMKSLALLIGQLLKRTIENYRQVSLSLAARGFNGELRVWHPHRYQKSKRYAIEAIVGCVVLIALEFLQHAGMVTRI from the coding sequence ATGAGAATTCAGATTGATACCTTAGCTTACACAAATCGCTTACGTTGGTTACCACCAGAACAAAAATTGGTATTTGCCACTGTCCTGCTACTTATCACTGCCTTTGCTCATCCTTTCATTCAAGTCTTGATTGCAGTTTGGATAAGTTTTTGGACAGTGATGTATGCAGGGATTCCTGCTAAAACTTATCTAAAATTAGTTTATGTTGCGACTCTCTTCTGGTTAACTAGTTTACCAGCTTTAGTTATCAATGGAGTAGACCTTTATCACATACATTTAGTGCCAAAGGATTCACTCGGTGGCTTGACTTTTGGCTCTTATTATATATATATCAGTCACCAAGGTATTGAGCAGGGATTGACTATTTTAACGCGAGCTATTGCTTCTTTATCCTGCCTATACTTTGTGATGCTAACTATCCCCTTTTCCGAACTTTTGCAAACACTACGTCGTATAGGAGTTCCAGTACTGATAACTGAGCTTTTATTGCTGATGTATCGCTTTATTTTTGTCCTTCTCAATACCACTGCTGAGTTATGGACTGCTCAACAATCTCGTGGTGGCTATCGTACTTTTCGCATTGGAATGAAAAGTTTAGCACTGTTAATTGGACAATTACTTAAGCGAACTATAGAAAATTATCGTCAAGTCTCCTTAAGTTTAGCAGCACGGGGTTTTAATGGAGAACTGCGGGTTTGGCATCCCCATCGCTATCAAAAATCCAAGCGCTATGCTATAGAAGCAATTGTTGGGTGCGTAGTCTTAATAGCATTGGAATTTTTGCAGCATGCAGGAATGGTTACTCGAATTTGA